A genomic segment from Mus musculus strain C57BL/6J chromosome 13, GRCm38.p6 C57BL/6J encodes:
- the Vcan gene encoding versican core protein isoform X2 — protein MGRLSDMIVSGHPIDSESKEEEPCSEETDPLHDLFAEILPELPDSFEIDIYHSEEDEDGEEDCVNATDVTTTPSVQYINGKQLVTTVPKDPEAAEARRGQYESVAPSQNFPDSSATDTHQFILAETESSTTMQFKKSKEGTELLEITWKPETYPETPDHVSSGEPDVFPTLSSHDGKTTRWSESITESSPNLENPVHKQPKPVPLFPEESSGEGAIEQASQETILSRATEVALGKETDQSPTLSTSSILSSSVSVNVLEEEPLTLTGISQTDESMSTIESWVEITPSQTVKFSESSSAPIIEGSGEVEENKNKIFNMVTDLPQRDPTDTLSPLDMSKIMITNHHIYIPATTAPLDSKLPSPDARPTQFGIQTATSEWVSDKSFEGRKREEDEEGAVNAAHQGEVRAATERSDHLLLTPELESSNVDASSDLATWEGFILETTPTESEKEMANSTPVFRETIGVANVEAQPFEHSSSSHPRVQEELTTLSGNPPSLFTDLGSGDASTGMELITASLFTLDLESETKVKKELPSTPSPSVEISSSFEPTGLTPSTVLDIEIAGVMSQTSQKTLISEISGKPTSQSGVRDLYTGFPMGEDFSGDFSEYPTVSYPTMKEETVGMGGSDDERVRDTQTSSSIPTTSDNIYPVPDSKGPDSTVASTTAFPWEEVMSSAEGSGEQLASVRSSVGPVLPLAVDIFSGTESPYFDEEFEEVAAVTEANERPTVLPTAASGNTVDLTENGYIEVNSTMSLDFPQTMEPSKLWSKPEVNLDKQEIGRETVTKEKAQGQKTFESLHSSFAPEQTILETQSLIETEFQTSDYSMLTTLKTYITNKEVEEEGMSIAHMSTPGPGIKDLESYTTHPEAPGKSHSFSATALVTESGAARSVLMDSSTQEEESIKLFQKGVKLTNKESNADLSFSGLGSGEALPPLPTTSVNLTDMKQIISTLYAETSHMESLGTSILGDKMEDHERMEDVSNEVRMLISKTGSISQDSTEALDTTLSHTGTEEPTTSTLPFVKLMDLERSPKQTLRWEEETQTHRPQTMSGLISNENSSASEAEEAATSPTAFLPQTYSVEMTKHFAPSESQPSDLFNVNSGEGSGEVDTLDLVYTSGTTQASSQGDSMLASHGFLEKHPEVSKTEAGATDVSPTASAMFLHHSEYKSSLYPTSTLPSTEPYKSPSEGIEDGLQDNIQFEGSTLKPSRRKTTESIIIDLDKEDSKDLGLTITESAIVEILPELTSDKNIIIDIDHTKPVYEYIPGIQTDLDPEIKLESHGSSEESLQVQEKYEGAVTLSPTEESFEGSGDALLAGYTQAIYNESVTPNDGKQAEDISFSFATGIPVSSTETELHTFFPTASTLHIPSKLTTASPEIDKPNIEAISLDDIFESSTLSDGQAIADQSEVISTLGHLEKTQEEYEEKKYGGPSFQPEFFSGVGEVLTDPPAYVSIGSTYLIAQTLTELPNVVRPSDSTHYTEATPEVSSLAELSPQIPSSPFPVYVDNGVSKFPEVPHTSAQPVSTVTSSQKSIESPFKEVHANIEETIKPLGGNVHRTEPPSMSRDPALDVSEDESKHKLLEELETSPTKPETSQDFPNKAKDHIPGETVGMLAGIRTTESEPVITADDMELGGATQQPHSASAAFRVETGMVPQPIQQEPERPTFPSLEINHETHTSLFGESILATSEKQVSQKILDNSNQATVSSTLDLHTAHALSPFSILDNSNETAFLIGISEESVEGTAVYLPGPDLCKTNPCLNGGTCYPTETSYVCTCAPGYSGDQCELDFDECHSNPCRNGATCVDGFNTFRCLCLPSYVGALCEQDTETCDYGWHKFQGQCYKYFAHRRTWDAAERECRLQGAHLTSILSHEEQMFVNRVGHDYQWIGLNDKMFEHDFRWTDGSALQYENWRPNQPDSFFSAGEDCVVIIWHENGQWNDVPCNYHLTYTCKKGTVACGQPPVVENAKTFGKMKPRYEINSLIRYHCKDGFIQRHLPTIRCLGNGRWAMPKITCMNPSAYQRTYSKKYLKNSSSAKDNSINTSKHEHRWSRRRQETRR, from the exons ATGG gTCGATTGAGTGATATGATTGTAAGTGGTCATCCAATAGATTCAGAATCTAAAGAAGAGGAACCTTGCAGTGAAGAAACAGATCCACTGCATGATCTGTTTGCTGAAATTTTACCCGAGTTACCAGACTCATTTGAAATAGACATATATCACAGTGAGGAAGATGAAGACGGAGAGGAGGACTGTGTAAATGCAACGGATGTAACAACTACTCCGTCAGTGCAGTATATCAATGGGAAGCAGCTCGTTACCACAGTGCCTAAGGACCCGGAAGCTGCAGAAGCTAGGCGTGGCCAGTACGAAAGTGTTGCACCTTCTCAGAATTTCCCAGATAGTTCTGCAACTGACACCCATCAGTTTATACTAGCAGAAACAGAATCGTCAACTACCATGCAATTTAAGAAATCTAAAGAAGGCACGGAATTGTTAGAAATCACATGGAAACCCGAGACCTACCCTGAAACACCAGACCATGTTTCAAGTGGTGAGCCTGATGTTTTCCCTACTCTCTCATCCCATGATGGTAAAACCACCAGATGGTCAGAGTCCATCACAGAGAGCAGTCCAAACCTTGAAAATCCAGTGCACAAACAACCTAAGCCtgtccctctgtttcctgaagagTCTTCAGGAGAGGGTGCCATTGAACAAGCATCCCAGGAAACAATCTTATCTAGGGCTACAGAAGTAGCACTTGGTAAAGAGACAGACCAAAGTCCTACCTTATCTACCTCTAGCATACTTTCAAGTTCTGTGTCAGTAAATGTCTTGGAGGAAGAACCACTTACTCTAACAGGAATCTCACAGACTGATGAATCCATGTCTACTATAGAAAGCTGGGTAGAGATAACACCTAGCCAAACTGTAAAGTTCTCGGAGAGTTCTTCAGCTCCTATCATTGAAGGGTCTGGGgaagtagaagaaaataaaaataaaatctttaacatGGTAACTGATTTACCACAGAGAGATCCTACAGATACACTCAGCCCTTTGGATATGAGCAAGATAATGATcacaaaccatcacatttatATTCCTGCAACCACCGCTCCTTTGGATTCAAAACTACCTTCTCCAGATGCAAGGCCTACACAGTTTGGAATTCAAACAGCCACCTCTGAGTGGGTTTCCGATAAGTcttttgaaggaagaaaaagagaagaagatgaagagggagCTGTGAATGCAGCCCACCAAGGAGAAGTTCGAGCAGCAACAGAGAGGTCAGATCACTTACTTTTAACACCAGAATTAGAAAGTTCAAATGTAGATGCATCTAGTGATTTGGCTACCTGGGAAGGTTTTATTCTAGAGACAACACCCACAGAGTCTGAAAAGGAAATGGCAAATTCAACTCCTGTTTTTAGAGAAACAATTGGTGTAGCCAATGTGGAGGCACAGCCCTTTGAGCATAGCAGTAGTAGTCATCCCAGGGTTCAGGAAGAGCTGACCACTCTCTCAGGAAATCCCCCCTCTCTTTTTACGGACCTGGGCTCAGGAGATGCTAGTACTGGTATGGAACTCATCActgcttctttatttacattagaTTTAGAGTCTGAAACCAAAGTCAAAAAGGAATTACCCAGTACTCCGTCTCCCAGTGTGGAGATATCATCCTCTTTTGAGCCAACAGGATTAACCCCGAGTACTGTACTAGACATAGAAATTGCTGGAGTTATGAGCCAGACATCGCAGAAGACACTGATTTCTGAAATATCAGGAAAGCCAACTTCCCAGTCAGGAGTAAGGGATTTGTATACAGGCTTTCCAATGGGAGAAGATTTTAGTGGTGACTTCAGTGAATATCCAACAGTGTCTTATCCAACGATGAAAGAGGAAACAGTTGGGATGGGAGGTTCTGACGATGAACGAGTTAGGGATACACAGACTTCATCATCTATACCGACTACCTCAGACAACATCTACCCCGTGCCTGACTCAAAAGGACCTGACAGTACTGTGGCCAGCACCACAGCCTTCCCCTGGGAAGAGGTCATGTCCTCAGCTGAGGGGTCAGGTGAGCAATTAGCCTCAGTCAGGAGCTCTGTTGGTCCAGTGCTTCCACTAGCTGTGGACATTTTTTCTGGAACAGAGTCTCCATATTTTGATGAAGAGTTTGAAGAAGTGGCTGCAGTGACAgaagcaaatgaaagacccacTGTTTTGCCAACAGCAGCAAGTGGAAATACTGTAGATCTTACAGAAAATGGGTACATAGAGGTAAATAGCACGATGTCACTGGACTTTCCCCAGACAATGGAGCCATCCAAATTGTGGTCTAAACCAGAAGTCAATCTTGATAAACAAGAGATTGGAAGAGAAACAGTGACAAAGGAAAAAGCTCAGGGACAAAAGACTTTTGAATCGCTCCACAGTTCTTTTGCACCAGAACAAACCATTTTGGAAACCCAATCACTTATTGAAACTGAATTCCAAACTTCCGATTACTCTATGTTAACAACACTGAAAACGTACATTACTAataaggaagtggaggaggaaggtATGTCCATAGCGCATATGTCtactccaggtccagggatcAAAGACTTGGAATCATATACTACCCATCCCGAAGCTCCTGGAAAGTCACACTCTttctcagctactgctttagTGACTGAATCTGGAGCAGCTAGAAGTGTACTCATGGATTCCTCAACTCAAGAGGAAGAAAGCATAAAACTCTTCCAAAAGGGTGTGAAACTAACAAATAAAGAGTCAAATGCTGATCTCTCATTCTCTGGACTGGGATCAGGAGAGGCTTTGCCTCCTCTACCTACAACATCAGTGAATTTGACTGACATGAAGCAGATCATTAGCACATTGTATGCTGAGACATCTCACATGGAAAGCTTAGGAACAAGCATCTTAGGTGATAAAATGGAAGACCATGAAAGAATGGAAGATGTGTCCAATGAAGTTAGAATGCTCATTTCCAAAACAGGCAGCATCTCTCAAGACAGCACAGAGGCACTCGACACAACTTTGAGTCATACCGGAACAGAAGAACCTACAACTTCAACTCTTCCTTTCGTGAAGCTCATGGACTTGGAACGTTCTCCAAAGCAGACCCTCAGGTGGGAAGAGGAAACCCAGACCCATAGACCACAAACTATGAGTGGACTGATCTCTAATGAAAATTCTTCAGCATCAGAAGCTGAAGAAGCAGCAACTTCCCCCACTGCTTTTCTGCCTCAAACTTACAGTGTTGAAATGACCAAACACTTTGCTCCATCAGAGTCACAACCATCCGACTTGTTTAATGTAAACTCTGGAGAGGGATCTGGAGAAGTGGATACTCTTGACTTAGTGTACACTTCTGGAACTACTCAGGCAAGCAGTCAAGGAGACAGCATGCTTGCTTCTCATGGATTTCTGGAAAAACATCCAGAGGTGTCAAAGACTGAGGCTGGAGCTACTGATGTATCTCCAACAGCCTCAGCAATGTTCCTGCATCACTCAGAGTACAAGAGTTCTCTGTATCCAACCAGCACACTGCCAAGCACAGAGCCATATAAAAGTCCCTCAGAAGGTATTGAAGATGGTTTGCAAGACAATATCCAATTTGAAGGTTCTACCTTGAAACCTAGCAGAAGAAAAACCACTGAAAGCATTATTATAGATCTAGACAAAGAGGATAGTAAGGACCTAGGATTGACAATTACTGAGAGTGCTATTGTTGAAATTCTCCCTGAGCTGACAtcagataaaaatattattatagaCATTGATCACACTAAACCTGTATATGAGTACATCCCTGGAATACAAACAGACCTAGATCCAGAGATAAAATTGGAATCACATGGCAGTAGTGAAGAAAGCCTTCAAGTTCAAGAGAAGTATGAGGgagctgttaccctttctccaacTGAGGAATCATTTGAAGGCTCTGGTGATGCGCTTCTTGCTGGCTATACTCAAGCAATATACAATGAGTCTGTGACTCCCAACGATGGAAAGCAGGCAGAGGACATAAGCTTTAGTTTTGCCACTGGGATCCCAGTTTCTAGCACAGAGACAGAATTACACACTTTCTTCCCCACAGCGTCAACCCTGCACATTCCTAGTAAACTAACCACAGCTAGTCCGGAGATTGATAAACCCAACATTGAAGCAATATCTCTGGATGATATATTTGAATCAAGCACCTTGTCTGATGGCCAAGCTATTGCAGACCAGAGTGAAGTAATATCAACATTAGGGCATTTGGAAAAAACACAGGAAGaatatgaagaaaagaaatatggagGTCCTTCATTTCAGCCAGAATTCTTTTCAGGAGTGGGGGAAGTATTGACAGATCCCCCTGCTTATGTAAGTATTGGTAGTACATACCTTATAGCTCAGACTTTAACAGAATTACCCAATGTGGTAAGACCATCTGACTCCACACATTACACTGAAGCAACACCTGAAGTTTCCTCTCTGGCAGAGCTCTCTCCACAGATACCATCTTCTCCCTTCCCTGTCTACGTAGACAATGGAGTCTCTAAATTCCCAGAGGTTCCCCATACAAGTGCTCAGCCAGTTTCTACTGTCACCTCATCACAAAAGTCTATAGAGAGTCCTTTTAAGGAAGTCCATGCTAATATTGAAGAAACCATCAAGCCATTGGGTGGAAATGTCCACAGAACAGAGCCTCCATCCATGTCTCGTGACCCTGCTTTAGATGTTTCAGAAGATGAAAGTAAGCATAAGTTACTAGAAGAACTGGAAACGTCTCCCACCAAACCTGAGACTTCCCAAGACTTCCCAAACAAAGCAAAGGATCACATTCCAGGAGAAACAGTTGGGATGCTTGCTGGTATCAGAACAACAGAGAGCGAACCTGTCATTACTGCAGACGACATGGAGCTAGGAGGTGCCACACAGCAGCCACATTCTGCTTCTGCAGCTTTCAGAGTTGAGACAGGTATGGTACCTCAGCCCATCCAACAGGAGCCTGAGAGGCCAACCTTTCCTTCCTTGGAAATTAaccatgaaacacacacatcatTATTTGGAGAATCTATACTGGCAACATCTGAAAAACAAGTGTCTCAAAAAATTCTTGATAATAGTAACCAGGCAACAGTCAGTAGTACTCTGGATCTACATACTGCACATGCATTATCACCATTTTCCATTCTGGACAATTCTAATGAAACTGCTTTCCTGATTGGCATTAGTGAAGAGTCCGTGGAAGGCACAGCAGTTTACCTACCAG GACCTGATCTCTGCAAAACAAACCCATGCCTCAACGGAGGCACCTGTTATCCTACCGAGACTTCctatgtgtgcacctgtgcaccTGGATACAGCGGAGACCAGTGTGAACTTG ATTTTGATGAATGTCACTCTAACCCTTGTCGGAATGGTGCCACCTGTGTGGATGGTTTTAATACATTTagatgtctctgtctcccaagttatGTTGGTGCACTCTGTGAACAAG ACACTGAGACATGTGACTATGGCTGGCACAAATTCCAAGGACAGTGCTACAAGTACTTTGCTCATCGACGCACATGGGATGCTGCTGAAAGGGAGTGTCGCCTGCAGGGTGCCCACCTCACAAGCATCCTTTCTCATGAGGAACAAATGTTTGTGAATC GTGTGGGCCATGATTACCAGTGGATCGGCCTCAATGACAAGATGTTTGAACATGACTTCCGCTGGACTGACGGCAGTGCACTG CAATATGAGAACTGGAGACCCAACCAGCCAGACAGTTTCTTTTCTGCAGGAGAAGACTGCGTTGTGATCATTTGGCATGAAAATGGTCAGTGGAATGACGTCCCCTGCAATTACCACCTCACCTACACTTGCAAGAAGGGAACAG